The genomic segment CACCTCCAGAGTCAAAGAACGTTTCCATTGTCAGTTCTTTGACCCTGAATGATTTTCAGGGAACCGACTTGGAAAAACTATTGAATCCCTATCGTGAAAGGCCCACCCGCGTAGGCCTGATGGGTGTCTGGACAGAAGCTAAAATTACTTATCTTGCTTATGAGTTGAGGACACGGTATCCAAACTTTGAAATTGCTGTTTGTTCAGCCCTGACGGCCAGTTCTTCACGTAGCCATCATTTTTTGGCGCTTGAACAGCTTCATCGATTGCTGGGAGTGATTGTTCATGCTTCCATCGGCGAGTTTATAAAATTTCTTGGTGGAAAAGAAGATCAAATTTCTCTTCCTATTTCTCATATCTCCGATCATCCCATTCTTATGCTAGATGATGCTAGTATGGCCTTGTCTCAGACAGATCAGGCTCTTCTCAAATATCTTTTTCGGGATTGCAAAACAGTTCAATTTAAGTACTTGGACGGCGGATTTTCTGGAAACATTGTTTTGGGAACTCAGAGTGAAGATTTATACGGTCATAAACAAGCATCTCATGTGATCAAGATTGGTTCCCAGCAGATGATTGGAAGAGAGCGTGCTTCTTTTGAGAAAATTGAAACAGTTCTCGGTAACAATGCCCCACACGTTGCTGATTTTGCTGATTATAATGAGCGTGGGGCGATCAAATATCGTTATGCCTCCATGGGTGGAGGATTCTCGACGACGTTTCAAAAGATGTATTGTGCAGGTCTTTCTCTTGAGAAAACCAAGCGAATTCTTAAATTTGTTTTTTCGGAACAACTGGGACGGTTTTATCAGGCTGCAACGCGTGAGAAAGTGAATCTTTTGAAATATTACGAATATAATCTCCCAGACCTGGGCTCCCGCATCAGAAAGCGTGTAGAGGCCGTGCTCGGTTTTGAAGTCAAGGGTGAGGTGATTGATTTTTTCCATGGATCTAAAATTGCGAATATTTGCCTTTTTTATGAAAAAGAGATTCCCTTGTGTCTTCCACTTTGCGAAGGGTCTACCTATATGGCGTATGTTCACGGGGATTTGAACGGGGCCAATATCATTGTTGATGATCATGAAAATGTTTGGTTAATCGATTTTTTTCATACCCATCGTGGGCATGTTTTGAAAGATCTGATCAAGATTGAAAACGATGTTCTTTATATTTTTACCCCTGTGAGAAATGAACAGGAATTCAAGGAAGCGCTTACACTCACTGATCAGTTGCTCAAGGTAGAAGATTTGGCAGCACCACTACCCGAGTTTGATATTGGCCAGATACGAAGTCCTCAGTTTAAAAGAGCGTGGGAAACAATTCAGATACTGCGATCCTTTTATCCAAGTCTTATTCATGCGGACCGCTCTCCTTTGCAGCTTTGGGTGGGCCAGCTTCGTTATGCCATGCATACCCTCTCCTTTGATGAATCCAATCTCTGGCAAAAGAGATGGGCGCTTTATACAGGTTCGATTTGCGCCAAACTTATTTCTGATCAACTCAAACGCTCAGGTCCTCTTCGCATTGATTGGATGAACCCCGGCTACTGGGCGGGTAGATTAGGAATCACGATTCTCCCAGGACGGCGAGATTATGGACGATTTTTGGAGGATGATCTTGCGACCATAAAAAATGAGCAGGTAGGCGCTATTTTATGTCTAGTGACCCTTCTCGAGCTTCAACAGTATGGCGTTGGTGATCTTTTAAGTAATTATACAGCAAATGGGATTTCCTTGAAACATTTTCCGATCGTCGATCAACGTATTTGTAGTGCTAGAGAAATGAAGGAAGCCATTGCGTGGATTAAAAACCATTTAAAAATGGGAAAGAATGTTGTTATTCATTGCGTGGGTGGCCTTGGACGATCAGGACTGGTAGCCGCTTGTTTTCTGAAAAGTTGTGGTCTTTCAACCGATGAAGCCCTTGATGAGACTAGACGCGTACGTTCGAAAAGGGCCATTGAAACAACCGATCAGGAAGAATTTGTGAGAAATTTCGATTTTAGAAAGGGGATTTCATGAAAGAATTGAATTGGGTGAAGGCTACTCCCCAGCGGGATCCAGTCTTTTATAGGGAAGGATCAAAATATCTTGTTGGAGGGGAAATTCGGGAATGGAAAGGCGACTTGTTTGAAATTTTTTCTCCAGTATTTGAAAAAAGAGAAGGCAATTTTCAGCAAAGATTACTGGGTCGCTGTAGTTTGTTGAACTGTGATGTAGCCAAAGAAGCTTTAACGGCAGCTGTGAAAGCTTATGATAATGGCCATGGTGAATGGCCAACTGCTACGGTTGCAAAGCGCATCCATTGTACGGAAAAATTTTTAGAAAAGATGAAAGAAAAAAGAATGGATATTGCACAACTCCTTTGCTGGGAAATTGCAAAACCATGGGCTGATTCTTTGGCAGAAGTTGATCGAACCATAGATTATGCTTGGGCGACGATAGAAGCATTAAAGGATTTAGACCGGCAGTCATCTGGTTTTGTGAGAAGCAGCGGCTTTTTTGCTCAAATTCGAAGATCCCCTTATGGAGTGGCCCTTTGCATGGGGCCTTATAATTATCCTTTGAATGAAACATTCGCGACTTTAATTCCAGCGTTGATGATGGGAAACCCTGTCATTGTGAAATTACCTAGACTTGGCATGCTCTGCAATATGCCGCTTTTGGAAGCCTTTGCTGACTCCTTTCCACCCGGCGTTATTAATATTATTTCGGGCGA from the Chlamydiota bacterium genome contains:
- a CDS encoding isochorismatase family protein; this translates as MTETVDRHCSILMTQCLQCDFVKPIGRFDSLPNLLHVGHEEAKRLLGEKIEEGPVHRVMDWAHCHSNGELKVIHIRDWHDPDDPDQISHLKQFGNHCLKNSQGAAFVFPLSPPESKNVSIVSSLTLNDFQGTDLEKLLNPYRERPTRVGLMGVWTEAKITYLAYELRTRYPNFEIAVCSALTASSSRSHHFLALEQLHRLLGVIVHASIGEFIKFLGGKEDQISLPISHISDHPILMLDDASMALSQTDQALLKYLFRDCKTVQFKYLDGGFSGNIVLGTQSEDLYGHKQASHVIKIGSQQMIGRERASFEKIETVLGNNAPHVADFADYNERGAIKYRYASMGGGFSTTFQKMYCAGLSLEKTKRILKFVFSEQLGRFYQAATREKVNLLKYYEYNLPDLGSRIRKRVEAVLGFEVKGEVIDFFHGSKIANICLFYEKEIPLCLPLCEGSTYMAYVHGDLNGANIIVDDHENVWLIDFFHTHRGHVLKDLIKIENDVLYIFTPVRNEQEFKEALTLTDQLLKVEDLAAPLPEFDIGQIRSPQFKRAWETIQILRSFYPSLIHADRSPLQLWVGQLRYAMHTLSFDESNLWQKRWALYTGSICAKLISDQLKRSGPLRIDWMNPGYWAGRLGITILPGRRDYGRFLEDDLATIKNEQVGAILCLVTLLELQQYGVGDLLSNYTANGISLKHFPIVDQRICSAREMKEAIAWIKNHLKMGKNVVIHCVGGLGRSGLVAACFLKSCGLSTDEALDETRRVRSKRAIETTDQEEFVRNFDFRKGIS